From Endozoicomonas sp. 8E, the proteins below share one genomic window:
- a CDS encoding PEP/pyruvate-binding domain-containing protein, producing MFPANAGRSEGQIPITDPNRDAGAGSSSKGVSSLSKRHSSDPCPSGVATSETPLAKRHCRPSVADQTAGYSPHNREQLGGKGMFLWRMKKAGLSVPPFECVTAQVMNTLEKHPLDSHLLDRYFPGIVHEWDTENSLRNIRDYLNTLPPAQQTKRDDWLSGLAEFIASDDYYEQVKDSEAARQIAGLRRQLGVIAASQPVIVRSSGINEDNYGDAQAGKYLSLVQGEEDILRTCLKVMASAYRPEVCPEGIPQPMALIIQQCIDCQYGGVAMSFQSFQDDTVRVEFTPGQPRGAVAGQSGNRPHRIDIYREDRKEEAVSSQYFPGTISSRFILQKNNNGYSETRIDNTDAQSDDVGQQLSDDTVSTLMEWLTELENLLLCPVDVEFAIDHQGRLFLLQVRPVTGLSGDMDFAMPIPEETLAIGQGVSEGFCTGPLWLASQPEAGSMPKGAIVVAHHAEDWMLEPEFLRRVGGFVIAEGGFNDHVAILMKQAEITLMLAGGQFAAVAAQAGQQATLACARFNEKPGAFIVAGDLSGKLASCRSLSSAFSDLSLAKAVPSRDDLSPPEGTFLEVASGFQWLTDQNARLLAMFASGGGLDCLANPVKLSMSPQRFRILAKIRDSVNRLVDGAEAMLDGYGAFLLLAGNSSSSEVQLLQDEVPLLISRFKTLKQTIQSLLEAIILPQDDDEERQLSFRHWLAACQQLQSFLQALGPKEAEQFRSIHEVIFALHLRFIKALAPITLDSGQGRLSGEKRITYVDYTTPGNPDENASLLSATGKAIMNELELSGTVVSMDDALVVNLGLGVHASLVELFENAEGGKGRTLRLKFSDQFDRPGGLYKSGKLQRVWFLTQLLKAIELDKNADPMRLSYNAVAREVIVECRQMKSPQAMQYAFEKLMVVLDSMSDLDILFDYEDIFEEPYWDFNLLAQRLNSVVATEADRFTFQHCLFSMFYKSDYRISPACCQLLSNHLQQFVHHAERIGECQSLVYFGEKPEASLREIFMSDEMNQSLCRELLHHFLLLDPCYSVGPVEDFYHHLRGQYFIIKPSYDYTLTFVVPPVQSLSGIKEKVREALLKDGLEYVSQRVRNDKDLVLEAIAVHPFNLKYVGEELKSDKDVIIAAVTQESYCMSCVSPKLPNYDEVVIAAIAKRPAVVKYASERIRSDKNIIQSVIAHNIDYLAYASNTVLNSCEYMLDFIEKNPRAFEFATPGLKLNKAFIEAAKQRNPAVIQYTREFSDKV from the coding sequence ATGTTTCCTGCTAATGCTGGCCGTTCAGAGGGTCAAATCCCCATAACTGATCCAAATCGGGATGCTGGCGCTGGCAGTTCATCCAAGGGGGTTAGCAGTTTATCTAAAAGGCATTCCAGTGATCCTTGTCCCTCTGGCGTTGCGACCAGCGAAACTCCCCTGGCCAAGCGTCACTGCCGCCCATCTGTTGCAGATCAGACTGCAGGCTATTCTCCTCATAATCGGGAACAACTCGGGGGCAAGGGGATGTTTTTGTGGCGCATGAAAAAAGCTGGACTCTCTGTTCCGCCTTTCGAATGTGTGACTGCTCAAGTCATGAATACGCTTGAAAAACACCCTCTGGATAGCCATCTTTTAGACCGCTATTTTCCCGGGATTGTCCATGAGTGGGACACAGAGAACAGCCTGAGGAACATTCGTGACTACCTCAATACCTTGCCGCCTGCACAGCAAACCAAAAGGGATGACTGGCTGTCGGGTCTGGCAGAATTTATTGCCAGTGATGACTATTACGAACAGGTTAAAGATTCTGAAGCGGCTCGGCAAATAGCTGGTTTGCGCCGTCAGCTGGGTGTAATTGCTGCATCACAACCCGTTATTGTTCGCAGCTCTGGCATCAATGAGGATAATTACGGTGATGCCCAGGCGGGCAAATACCTCTCTTTGGTTCAGGGAGAAGAGGATATTTTGCGAACCTGTCTTAAGGTCATGGCTTCAGCTTACCGGCCTGAAGTCTGTCCCGAAGGCATACCGCAACCCATGGCGCTGATCATCCAGCAGTGCATTGATTGCCAGTACGGCGGAGTTGCCATGAGTTTTCAATCCTTTCAGGATGATACCGTCAGGGTTGAGTTCACACCCGGTCAACCCAGGGGGGCAGTGGCAGGGCAGTCCGGAAACAGGCCCCACCGTATTGATATTTATCGCGAGGATCGTAAGGAAGAAGCGGTCAGCTCTCAATACTTTCCGGGGACTATCTCAAGTCGCTTCATCCTGCAAAAGAACAATAACGGCTATTCGGAAACAAGAATTGATAATACCGATGCCCAGTCAGACGACGTTGGACAACAACTCAGTGATGACACGGTTTCGACACTCATGGAGTGGCTGACAGAGCTGGAAAACTTATTACTTTGCCCCGTGGATGTGGAGTTTGCTATTGATCATCAGGGGCGTCTGTTCCTTTTGCAGGTGCGCCCTGTTACCGGACTCTCTGGCGACATGGATTTTGCCATGCCCATACCCGAAGAGACCCTGGCCATTGGCCAGGGCGTCAGCGAAGGCTTCTGCACCGGTCCACTCTGGTTGGCCAGTCAGCCAGAGGCAGGCTCTATGCCAAAGGGAGCCATTGTCGTGGCCCACCACGCTGAAGACTGGATGCTTGAGCCTGAGTTCCTGAGGAGGGTTGGGGGTTTTGTCATTGCCGAGGGCGGATTCAATGATCACGTAGCGATCCTCATGAAACAGGCAGAGATAACTTTGATGCTGGCCGGTGGTCAGTTTGCGGCAGTGGCCGCTCAGGCTGGGCAACAGGCGACGCTGGCCTGCGCCCGCTTTAACGAAAAACCCGGAGCCTTTATTGTTGCCGGTGACCTTAGCGGAAAACTGGCCAGTTGCAGAAGCCTGTCCTCTGCATTTTCTGATCTATCGCTGGCAAAGGCCGTCCCGTCACGGGATGATTTGTCCCCCCCTGAAGGCACATTCCTTGAGGTTGCCAGCGGTTTTCAATGGCTCACAGATCAAAATGCCCGTCTGTTGGCAATGTTTGCCTCCGGCGGCGGACTGGATTGTCTGGCAAATCCGGTAAAACTGAGCATGTCTCCACAACGATTCAGGATACTGGCAAAGATCAGAGACAGTGTAAACAGGCTGGTTGATGGAGCTGAGGCAATGCTGGATGGGTACGGAGCATTCCTGCTGCTGGCGGGTAACAGCAGTTCATCAGAGGTTCAGTTATTGCAGGATGAAGTACCACTATTAATCAGCCGGTTCAAGACACTGAAACAGACCATCCAATCATTGCTGGAGGCTATCATCCTTCCCCAGGATGACGATGAAGAACGACAGTTATCGTTTCGTCATTGGCTGGCAGCCTGCCAACAGCTGCAATCCTTTCTTCAAGCACTCGGTCCTAAGGAGGCTGAGCAGTTCCGAAGTATCCATGAAGTGATTTTTGCGCTGCATCTGCGCTTTATAAAGGCACTGGCACCGATCACTCTGGACTCGGGTCAGGGCAGGTTATCCGGGGAAAAGAGAATCACCTATGTTGATTACACGACCCCGGGTAATCCTGATGAAAATGCGTCGCTATTGAGTGCAACCGGTAAAGCCATCATGAATGAATTAGAGCTTTCAGGGACTGTTGTCAGTATGGATGATGCCCTGGTGGTTAATCTGGGATTAGGCGTTCATGCAAGCCTTGTCGAATTATTTGAAAACGCAGAGGGTGGGAAAGGACGAACCTTGCGGCTGAAATTTTCTGACCAATTTGATAGACCTGGTGGCTTATATAAATCCGGCAAGTTACAGCGGGTCTGGTTTCTGACACAGTTACTGAAGGCCATCGAACTGGATAAAAATGCTGATCCCATGAGGCTCAGTTACAATGCGGTAGCGCGTGAAGTTATCGTCGAATGTAGGCAAATGAAATCACCTCAAGCTATGCAGTATGCCTTTGAAAAGCTGATGGTTGTTTTAGATTCTATGTCTGATCTCGATATACTCTTTGACTACGAAGATATTTTTGAAGAACCTTATTGGGATTTTAACTTGCTTGCACAACGTCTTAATTCCGTTGTTGCGACAGAAGCTGATAGATTCACCTTTCAACATTGCCTTTTTTCAATGTTTTATAAGAGCGATTACCGTATTAGTCCCGCTTGCTGCCAGTTACTCAGTAACCATCTTCAACAGTTTGTTCATCATGCTGAGCGGATAGGGGAGTGTCAGTCTTTAGTCTATTTCGGGGAAAAACCGGAGGCGAGTCTGAGGGAAATATTTATGAGTGATGAGATGAATCAGAGCCTGTGCAGGGAGCTCTTACACCATTTTTTATTGCTAGATCCCTGTTACTCTGTTGGTCCGGTTGAGGATTTTTATCACCATTTGAGAGGTCAATACTTTATTATCAAGCCATCCTACGATTACACGCTGACGTTTGTTGTTCCACCGGTTCAGTCGCTTTCGGGTATTAAAGAAAAGGTCAGGGAAGCTTTGTTGAAAGATGGGCTGGAGTATGTCAGCCAACGGGTTCGAAATGATAAAGACCTTGTACTAGAAGCCATTGCAGTACACCCATTTAACCTGAAATATGTAGGTGAAGAACTGAAGAGTGATAAAGATGTCATCATAGCCGCAGTCACTCAGGAGAGCTATTGCATGAGCTGCGTCAGCCCGAAACTCCCAAATTATGATGAGGTGGTGATCGCCGCTATCGCAAAGCGTCCAGCAGTTGTGAAGTATGCCAGTGAGAGAATCCGTAGTGATAAAAACATTATTCAAAGTGTCATTGCTCATAATATTGATTACCTGGCATATGCCAGTAATACGGTGTTAAATAGTTGCGAATATATGCTCGATTTTATTGAAAAAAATCCGCGTGCTTTTGAATTTGCCACTCCCGGGCTTAAACTTAATAAGGCTTTTATCGAGGCAGCAAAACAAAGAAATCCCGCGGTTATTCAATACACCAGAGAGTTTTCGGATAAGGTCTGA
- a CDS encoding DUF4116 domain-containing protein yields the protein MLPLPENFGKLDPRSPGTCSNQNTGTGSLSNSGRSATKRHFDNPVPSGLSTSETPLTKRLCRLAVSEQAAGCSPCKREQFGGKGMFLLRMKAAGLSVPPFECVSAQVMNALEQHPLDAHLLECYFPGIIYEPEAGTSLANIRKYLNALPLSEQTKRDEWLSGMAKLIASNDYYEQIKDSEAARQIRALRSQLGKVSKSQPVIVRSSGINEDNYGDAQAGKYLSVVQKEDDVLNTCLKVMASGYRPEVCPEGIPQPMALVIQQCIDCRYGGVFTSFQSFQDDTVRVEYTKGQPKGVVAGQFGNTPHRIDIYRKEGAEDVQYYPGTISSHFILYKHNNGYSETRIDTVDAQSGDGGQKLTDKMVSDLKDAVTILEDLLLCPVDAEFAIDHQGRLFLLQVRPVTRLAGGMDFAMPIPEETIASGESVSEGYCTGPIWLASEQDADSMPEGAIVVAHHAGDWMLEPEFLKQAGGFVIAEGGFNDHVAILMKQEGKTLMLAGDQLAAVEAQAGQQATLACARFMGKTGAFIVAGDLGEKLASYRSLTAIVADVPLAEAVPSRQDLSPAEGTFDQVTSGFQWLTDQNARLLAFFASGGGLDCLANPVKLSMSSQRSKLLAGTRDSVNRLIHGAEALLNGYKSFLQLAGENDPSEIGPWLNELPELTNRFKTLKEKIQSELEMIILPLQAGEEGQKSMGIFRHWLTACQQLKSSLQALNPNTPEQLRSVHELIFALHERFVKALAPVTLASGQGKITRIWPITYVDCRTPGDSAKKVPLFTHSYNACLVRSECEATVIIMDAALIVNLQLGHHVGLIELLEEAEGGKGRTLRLKFSDRFARADGSDGNGKLKRMWFLTQLLKAINLDEQADPMKLSCNAVAGEMIVECSRMKSPQIMQAAFVKLTTALSVIKNLDEGLKSAAIFDGDQWSFNTLAQRFDSDVTTEAYRFAFQHCFFLMVCSARYNINEDCFRLLIKLLNNHQKQFILHSQRFAESINPPREALMNDKIPEDTRRELLQHFLLLKPDDAAPLFEDVYDLGDQYFVINPSCSCSVNFEVSPVRSPGVHRENIKNVLRSQGLKYASQRVRNDKDLVLASIAVHPYSLKYVSEELKCDKEVVLTCLKALNLLKTEEVDSVNDLISDLYRSLTEARRPVSRASTLSMLFRDDEVIYVDCTTPGGAGEKSTLLNPSCRAVLGESGHFEGTVISMDDTLIVNFEIAGLVGVIELLKNEEEEKGCTLRLKISDNFSHTNGRDATGKLKRMWFLVQLLKAINIDKNAASMKPGCNAAAAEVIVECSQMTSTKAMQDAFVKLIRALEAVRSLDMFLGPRPVFEGGQWSFNLLAQRLDSDVAAEANRFAFQHCLFLMAERYRYAIDLGCYQLLSSHQQQFIDHGHRLLKSEGNPREVLMSDELPEDTRRELMHHFLLSDPAEANRWVDFVYPHLKDDYFVIKPSCSYSLQFDFSPVQSLGNHKERVRNILRRNGLKCASQRIRNDKDLVLAALAIHPNSLEYVSEELKSVAEVVMLAVTKDGYYLQYASPTLQDDDKVVIAAVTNSLGALKYASERIRSDKNIIKILITANINNLIYVNKTILEDPEYMLDLIEKDSAAFIFVAFELKQNEAFIEAAKKRNPKVSQHLK from the coding sequence ATGTTACCTTTACCTGAAAATTTTGGCAAATTAGATCCCCGAAGCCCGGGAACCTGTTCAAATCAGAACACCGGGACTGGCAGTCTATCCAACAGCGGTCGCAGTGCAACCAAAAGGCATTTCGATAATCCTGTTCCCTCTGGCCTTTCGACCAGCGAAACCCCTTTAACCAAGCGTCTCTGCCGTTTAGCTGTTTCAGAGCAGGCTGCTGGCTGTTCTCCCTGCAAACGGGAACAATTCGGGGGCAAGGGGATGTTTTTGTTGCGCATGAAAGCAGCCGGTCTGTCTGTTCCGCCCTTCGAGTGTGTTAGTGCGCAAGTCATGAATGCGCTTGAACAACACCCTCTGGATGCCCATCTTTTAGAATGCTACTTCCCCGGAATTATTTATGAACCGGAGGCGGGGACCAGCCTGGCAAACATCAGGAAATACCTCAATGCCCTGCCGCTTTCAGAGCAAACCAAAAGGGATGAATGGCTGTCGGGTATGGCGAAATTAATTGCCAGTAATGACTATTACGAACAGATCAAAGATTCTGAAGCGGCCCGACAAATCAGGGCTCTGCGCTCTCAGCTGGGCAAAGTCTCCAAATCACAGCCCGTGATTGTCCGCAGTTCTGGCATCAATGAAGATAACTACGGCGATGCCCAGGCGGGCAAATACCTTTCTGTCGTTCAAAAAGAAGACGATGTTTTAAATACCTGCCTTAAGGTCATGGCCTCGGGTTACCGGCCTGAAGTCTGTCCCGAAGGCATACCACAACCCATGGCGCTGGTCATCCAACAGTGCATTGATTGCCGATACGGCGGGGTCTTTACGAGCTTTCAATCCTTTCAGGACGATACCGTCAGGGTTGAGTACACCAAGGGTCAGCCCAAAGGCGTAGTGGCAGGACAATTCGGTAATACGCCCCATCGTATCGATATTTATCGCAAGGAAGGTGCCGAAGACGTTCAATACTATCCGGGGACCATCTCAAGTCACTTCATCCTGTACAAGCACAATAACGGCTATTCGGAAACAAGAATTGATACTGTCGATGCTCAATCAGGCGACGGTGGACAGAAACTCACGGATAAAATGGTTTCAGATCTCAAGGACGCGGTGACAATACTGGAAGACCTGTTGCTCTGCCCCGTGGATGCGGAGTTTGCCATTGATCACCAGGGTCGCCTGTTCCTGTTGCAGGTGCGCCCTGTTACCCGACTCGCTGGCGGTATGGATTTCGCCATGCCCATACCGGAAGAGACCATTGCCTCTGGCGAGAGCGTCAGCGAAGGCTACTGTACCGGGCCCATCTGGCTGGCCAGTGAACAGGACGCAGATTCTATGCCAGAGGGTGCCATTGTCGTGGCCCATCACGCTGGAGACTGGATGCTTGAGCCTGAGTTCCTGAAGCAGGCAGGAGGCTTTGTCATTGCTGAAGGAGGATTCAATGATCATGTAGCAATCCTTATGAAACAGGAAGGAAAAACGTTGATGCTGGCCGGTGATCAGCTTGCGGCAGTGGAAGCTCAGGCTGGGCAACAGGCGACGCTGGCCTGTGCCCGATTTATGGGCAAGACCGGCGCCTTTATCGTTGCTGGTGACCTTGGCGAAAAACTGGCCAGTTACAGAAGCCTGACCGCTATTGTTGCTGACGTGCCGTTAGCCGAAGCCGTTCCGTCACGGCAGGATTTGTCTCCCGCTGAAGGGACATTCGATCAGGTTACCAGCGGTTTTCAGTGGCTCACAGATCAAAACGCCCGCCTGTTGGCATTTTTTGCCTCAGGCGGCGGACTGGATTGTCTGGCAAACCCGGTAAAACTGAGTATGTCGTCACAACGGTCAAAGTTGCTGGCAGGGACCAGGGACAGTGTAAACCGGCTGATTCATGGGGCTGAAGCATTGCTGAATGGGTACAAGTCATTCCTGCAGCTGGCGGGCGAAAATGACCCATCCGAAATCGGGCCATGGCTGAATGAATTGCCGGAACTGACCAACCGGTTCAAGACGTTGAAAGAGAAAATCCAATCAGAGTTAGAAATGATCATCCTTCCCCTGCAAGCCGGTGAAGAAGGTCAGAAATCCATGGGCATTTTTCGACACTGGTTGACGGCGTGTCAGCAACTAAAGTCATCTCTTCAGGCACTCAATCCCAACACGCCTGAGCAGCTCCGAAGTGTTCATGAACTGATTTTTGCCTTGCATGAGCGCTTCGTCAAGGCACTGGCACCGGTAACTCTGGCCTCGGGTCAGGGCAAGATCACCAGGATATGGCCCATCACCTATGTAGATTGCAGGACTCCGGGTGACTCGGCTAAAAAGGTACCGCTATTCACTCACTCCTACAATGCATGCCTCGTAAGATCAGAGTGTGAAGCGACTGTCATCATTATGGATGCTGCTTTGATTGTTAACCTACAACTAGGACATCATGTGGGCCTTATCGAGCTACTTGAAGAAGCAGAAGGGGGGAAAGGACGTACCCTGCGGCTGAAATTTTCTGACCGGTTTGCCAGAGCTGATGGCAGTGATGGCAACGGCAAATTGAAACGTATGTGGTTTCTGACGCAGTTACTGAAAGCGATCAATCTGGATGAACAGGCAGATCCTATGAAGCTCAGTTGCAATGCCGTAGCGGGTGAAATGATTGTCGAATGTTCCCGAATGAAATCACCTCAAATCATGCAGGCAGCTTTTGTAAAACTGACAACGGCGTTATCTGTCATTAAGAACCTGGATGAAGGCTTAAAGTCAGCAGCCATTTTTGATGGAGATCAGTGGAGCTTTAACACCCTTGCACAACGCTTTGATAGTGATGTTACGACAGAAGCCTATAGATTCGCCTTTCAACACTGCTTTTTCTTAATGGTTTGTTCTGCTCGATATAACATTAATGAGGATTGTTTCCGGTTATTAATAAAGTTATTAAACAATCATCAAAAACAGTTTATTCTTCACAGTCAACGGTTCGCTGAATCAATAAACCCCCCTCGGGAAGCGTTAATGAATGATAAAATTCCTGAGGACACCCGCAGGGAACTCTTACAGCATTTTTTATTGTTAAAGCCCGATGACGCTGCGCCATTGTTCGAAGATGTGTATGATCTGGGAGATCAATATTTTGTTATCAATCCATCCTGCAGTTGTAGTGTAAATTTTGAGGTTTCACCCGTTCGGTCGCCTGGGGTTCACAGAGAAAATATCAAGAATGTTTTGCGCAGTCAGGGACTGAAATATGCCAGCCAACGGGTTCGAAATGATAAAGATCTTGTATTAGCGAGCATTGCCGTACATCCATACAGCCTGAAATATGTGAGTGAAGAACTGAAGTGTGATAAAGAAGTCGTTCTAACCTGTTTAAAAGCGCTCAATCTTTTGAAGACTGAGGAGGTAGACAGTGTCAATGACTTGATCTCTGACTTGTATAGGTCCTTGACAGAAGCCCGGAGACCGGTTAGCAGGGCCTCAACTCTGAGCATGCTATTCAGAGATGATGAGGTCATCTATGTTGATTGCACGACTCCGGGTGGCGCGGGTGAAAAGTCAACGTTATTGAATCCGTCCTGCAGAGCAGTCCTTGGAGAATCAGGACATTTTGAAGGGACTGTTATCAGTATGGATGATACTTTGATTGTTAACTTTGAGATAGCCGGTCTTGTCGGCGTTATCGAGCTACTTAAAAATGAAGAAGAGGAAAAAGGATGTACCTTGCGGCTGAAAATTTCTGACAATTTTTCCCACACTAATGGCAGAGATGCAACTGGCAAGTTAAAGCGTATGTGGTTTCTGGTGCAGTTACTGAAAGCGATCAATATCGATAAAAATGCTGCGAGCATGAAGCCTGGTTGCAACGCCGCAGCGGCTGAAGTGATCGTCGAATGCTCGCAAATGACATCAACCAAAGCCATGCAGGATGCCTTTGTAAAACTGATAAGGGCATTAGAGGCTGTTAGATCTTTGGATATGTTTTTAGGCCCAAGGCCTGTTTTTGAAGGGGGGCAGTGGAGCTTTAATTTGCTTGCGCAACGCCTTGATAGCGATGTTGCGGCAGAAGCCAATAGATTTGCCTTTCAACATTGCCTTTTCTTGATGGCTGAACGTTACCGATATGCCATTGATCTCGGTTGCTACCAGTTATTAAGCAGTCATCAACAACAGTTTATTGATCATGGTCATCGGTTGCTTAAATCGGAGGGCAATCCTCGGGAAGTGTTAATGAGTGATGAGCTTCCTGAGGACACCCGCAGGGAACTAATGCATCATTTTTTATTGTCAGATCCCGCTGAGGCTAATCGATGGGTTGATTTTGTGTATCCTCATTTGAAAGATGATTACTTTGTTATCAAGCCATCCTGCAGTTACAGCCTGCAGTTTGATTTTTCACCGGTTCAGTCGCTTGGTAATCATAAAGAAAGGGTCAGGAATATCCTGCGCAGGAATGGACTGAAATGTGCCAGCCAACGGATTCGCAATGATAAAGACCTGGTGTTAGCCGCTCTTGCAATACATCCAAATAGCCTGGAATATGTGAGTGAGGAGCTCAAGAGTGTTGCAGAGGTCGTCATGCTTGCAGTCACTAAAGATGGTTATTATCTGCAATATGCCAGCCCGACACTTCAGGATGATGATAAGGTTGTCATAGCCGCTGTTACAAATTCTTTAGGCGCTCTGAAATATGCCAGTGAAAGAATTCGAAGCGATAAAAACATTATTAAAATCTTGATAACTGCCAACATTAATAACCTGATATACGTCAATAAAACGATATTGGAGGATCCTGAGTACATGCTGGACTTAATTGAAAAGGATTCTGCTGCTTTTATTTTTGTTGCTTTCGAGCTTAAACAGAATGAGGCTTTTATTGAGGCAGCAAAAAAAAGAAACCCCAAAGTGAGTCAACACCTCAAGTGA